The following are encoded together in the Vigna angularis cultivar LongXiaoDou No.4 chromosome 9, ASM1680809v1, whole genome shotgun sequence genome:
- the LOC108346847 gene encoding hsp70 nucleotide exchange factor FES1, whose amino-acid sequence MAKEGPNWDGLLKWSIANSDGTAPTSNLSEEDRKWFMEAMQAQTIDVVKRMKEITLVMQTPEEVLKDQGVTASDIEDILEELQEHVESIDMANDLHSIGGLVPLLGYLKNSNANIRAKAADVVTTIVQNNPRSQQLVMEANGFEPLIYNFSSDPDVTVRTKALGAISSLIRHNKPGITAFRLANGYAALKDALTSENVRFQRKALNLIHYLLHENNSDCNIVNELGFPRMFMHLASSEDSDVREAALRSLLELARITKDRSEEDSEKMKQLLQERINNISLMSAEDLGVVREERQLVDSLWTSCFNEPSSLREKGLLVLPGEDNPPPDVASKYFESPLRSSTVNPSSNNDSKKGKRETPLLLGSGPSSADSNNPVSSNREADARSRTDAR is encoded by the exons ATGGCTAAAGAAGGACCCAACTGGGATGGGTTACTCAAATGGAGCATTGCAAACTCCGACGGAACTGCCCCCACTAGCAATTTGAG TGAGGAGGATCGGAAATGGTTTATGGAAGCAATGCAAGCACAGACCATTGATGTTGTAAAACGTATGAAAGAGATCACACTTGTGATGCAAACTCCAGAAGAAGTATTGAAAGATCAAGGAGTCACCGCTTCAGACATTGAAG ACATTTTGGAAGAGTTGCAAGAGCATGTTGAGTCGATTGACATGGCCAATG ATCTCCATTCAATTGGTgggttggttcctcttcttggtTACTTAAAGAATTCTAATGCTAATATTCGAGCAAAGGCTGCTGATGTGGTGACCACAATAGTCCAGAATAATCCTCGAAGTCAACAACTTGTTATGGAAGCAAATGGCTTTGAAcctcttatttataatttcagtTCAGATCCTGATGTGACTGTTAGAACTAAAGCGCTGGGTGCAATATCTT CACTAATTCGGCACAACAAACCTGGTATCACTGCGTTTCGCTTGGCAAATGGTTATGCGGCCTTGAAAGATGCACTAACCTCTGAAAATGTGCGATTtcaaag GAAAGCTCTAAACTTGATCCATTACCTGTTGCATGAAAACAATTCAGACTGCAACATTGTGAACGAGCTTGGATTTCCTAGAATGTTCATGCACCTTGCCTCAAGTGAAGATTCAGATGTCAGAGAAGCTGCCCTTAGGAGTCTTCTTGAGCTTGCTCGTATTACAAAAGACCGCAGTGAGGAAGACAGTGAGAAAATGAAGCAACTTCTTCAAGAAAGAATAAACAATATCAGTTTAATGTCAGCTGAGGACCTTGGTGTAGTGAGGGAGGAGAGACAGCTTGTGGATTCCCTGTGGACCTCTTGCTTCAACGAGCCATCTTCTCTTCGAGAGAAAGGTCTGCTTGTGCTTCCTGGGGAAGACAACCCCCCTCCAGATGTTGCAAGCAAATATTTTGAGTCTCCTCTTCGATCTTCAACTGTGAACCCATCTTCCAATAATGACTCTAAAAAGGGAAAGAGAGAGACCCCTTTGCTTCTAGGGTCAGGTCCTTCATCTGCAGACAGCAACAATCCAGTTAGTTCCAATAGAGAAGCAGATGCTAGGTCACGGACAGATGCTAGATGA